A genomic segment from Corylus avellana chromosome ca5, CavTom2PMs-1.0 encodes:
- the LOC132181756 gene encoding S-alkyl-thiohydroximate lyase SUR1-like, with amino-acid sequence MENGSELEKWGFRGNEKLSAALASAVTVRGILMKLFESLSKDDPRPTVPLGHGDPSAFPCFRTAAVAEDAIVDAVRSAKYNGYAPPVGILPARRAIADYLSRDLPYALSPDDVHVTIGCIQAIEVTMAVLARPGANILLPRPGFPYYESRAAAINLEVRHFDLNPEKGWEVDLESIEALADENTVAMVIINPGNPCGTVYTHQHLKKIAETARKLGILVVADEVYHHLTFGSNPFVPMGAFGSIVPVITLGSISKRWIVPGWRLGWIVTNDPNVLHLSKRLK; translated from the exons ATGGAAAACGGGTCGGAGTTGGAGAAATGGGGTTTCCGAGGGAACGAGAAGCTGAGCGCGGCGCTGGCGTCGGCAGTCACCGTCCGAGGCATTCTGATGAAGCTATTTGAAAGTCTTAGCAAAGATGATCCAAGGCCGACCGTGCCTCTCGGCCACGGCGACCCCTCGGCGTTTCCGTGCTTTCGAACCGCCGCCGTAGCCGAAGATGCCATTGTTGACGCTGTCCGCTCCGCTAAGTATAATGGCTACGCACCGCCGGTTGGTATCCTGCCGGCGAGGAG GGCCATAGCAGATTATCTGTCTCGTGATCTTCCATACGCTTTATCGCCAGACGATGTTCATGTCACAATTGGATGTATCCAAGCAATTGAAGTAACAATGGCAGTCCTTGCCCGCCCTGGTGCCAACATTCTGCTTCCGAGACCCGGCTTTCCATACTACGAGTCACGTGCTGCAGCTATAAATCTTGAAGTTCGTCATTTTGATCTTAATCCTGAAAAGGGTTGGGAGGTTGATCTTGAGAGCATTGAAGCTCTTGCTGATGAGAATACTGTTGCCATGGTCATCATAAACCCTGGCAATCCTTGTGGAACTGTCTATACACACCAACATTTGAAGAAG ATTGCAGAGACAGCAAGAAAGCTGGGTATTCTGGTTGTTGCAGATGAAGTTTATCACCATCTCACTTTTGGAAGTAACCCGTTTGTGCCGATGGGAGCATTTGGATCAATAGTGCCTGTTATCACACTAGGGTCTATATCAAAGAGATGGATTGTACCAGGTTGGCGACTTGGTTGGATTGTGACAAATGATCCTAATG tcCTCCATCTATCTAAGCGTTtgaaataa
- the LOC132180545 gene encoding nicotianamine aminotransferase 1-like, which yields MENGSELEKWGFRGNEKLSAALASAVTVRGILMKLFESLSKDDPRPTVPLGHGDPSAFPCFRTAAVAEDAIVDAVRSAKYNGYAPSVGILPARRAIADYLSRDLPYALSPDDVHVTIGCIQAIEVTMAVLARPGANILLPRPGFPYYESRAAAINLEVRHFDLNPEKGWEVDLESIEALADENTVAMVIINPGNPCGTVYTHQHLKKIAETARKLGILVVADEVYHHLTFGSNPFVPMGAFGSIVPVITLGSISKRWIVPGWRLGWIVTNDPNGILRKLGVVECITSYLNMAADPPTFMQGAVPHMLEKTGEDFFAKVIDILREAAGICYDRIEEIPCITCPNKPEGSMFVMAKLNVSLLEDINDDMEFCLKLAKEESVIVLPGVAVGMENWLRITFGIDPSSLEDGFGRIKAFCERHAKKQ from the exons ATGGAAAACGGGTCGGAGTTGGAGAAATGGGGTTTCCGAGGGAACGAGAAGCTGAGCGCGGCGCTGGCGTCGGCAGTCACCGTCCGAGGCATTCTGATGAAGCTATTTGAAAGTCTTAGCAAAGATGATCCAAGGCCGACCGTGCCTCTCGGCCACGGCGACCCCTCGGCGTTTCCGTGCTTTCGAACCGCCGCCGTAGCCGAAGATGCCATTGTTGACGCTGTCCGCTCCGCTAAGTATAATGGCTACGCACCGTCGGTTGGTATCCTGCCGGCGAGGAG GGCCATAGCAGATTATCTGTCTCGTGATCTTCCATACGCTTTATCGCCAGACGATGTTCATGTCACAATTGGATGCATCCAAGCAATTGAAGTAACAATGGCTGTCCTTGCCCGCCCTGGTGCCAACATTCTGCTTCCGAGACCTGGCTTTCCATACTACGAGTCACGTGCTGCAGCTATAAATCTTGAAGTTCGTCATTTTGATCTTAATCCTGAAAAGGGTTGGGAGGTCGATCTTGAGAGCATTGAAGCTCTTGCTGATGAGAATACTGTTGCCATGGTCATCATAAACCCTGGCAATCCTTGTGGAACTGTCTATACACACCAACATTTGAAGAAG ATTGCAGAGACAGCAAGAAAGCTGGGTATTCTGGTTGTTGCAGATGAAGTTTATCACCATCTCACTTTTGGAAGTAACCCGTTTGTGCCGATGGGAGCATTTGGATCAATAGTGCCTGTTATCACACTAGGGTCTATATCAAAGAGATGGATTGTACCAGGTTGGCGACTTGGTTGGATTGTGACAAATGATCCTAATGGCATCCTTCGTAAACTTGgg GTTGTGGAATGTATTACGAGCTATCTCAATATGGCAGCTGATCCACCAACATTCATGCAG GGTGCGGTTCCTCATATGCTTGAAAAAACTGGGGAAGATTTCTTCGCAAAGGTTATTGACATCCTAAGGGAGGCTGCAGGCATATGCTATGATAGAATTGAGGAGATCCCCTGCATTACTTGTCCAAATAAACCTGAAGGATCCATGTTTGTGATG GCCAAGTTAAACGTGTCTTTATTGGAAGACATTAATGATGATATGGAGTTCTGTCTCAAGCTGGCTAAAGAGGAATCAGTTATTGTCTTACCAG